The following proteins are co-located in the Sardina pilchardus chromosome 24, fSarPil1.1, whole genome shotgun sequence genome:
- the si:rp71-45k5.2 gene encoding forkhead box protein H1, translating to MEQQTQMLPVLKKESWIPQRKYKRYSKKYSTYLGLIANVIQNSPNKMLTFGQLMECLSAFVSGERKGLENNVRVCLSSNDCFVKVPVNPEYPNARRNYWKVDESLITSKMLRRHFSGTRDIPSGLSSRIPVESNAMETNFKSTKIPLPVLEDKHYSKFNSSFSIESLLKKDPEIRSTSTLPTDDNGDVNFLRKNCELYSLKFGWDAIKPTPSFRDYTMGHTQCGGLAYHYPRESMRNEYTLDTGRFCKRARLSPPIVAYGAAGVSPFFNHEHMLALKRWSLGANTFDSRSF from the exons ATGGAGCAACAAACACAGATGCTGCCCGTTTTGAAGAAGGAATCTTGGATACCACAGCGGAAATATAAACGATATTCGAAGAAGTATAGCACGTATCTTGGTTTAATTGCTAATGTAATTCAAAACTCTCCAAACAAGATGCTAACATTCGGACAG CTGATGGAGTGTTTGAGCGCGTTTGTCTCCGGCGAAAGAAAGGGCTTGGAGAACAACGTCCGAGTTTGTTTGTCATCCAACGACTGCTTTGTGAAG GTTCCGGTGAACCCGGAGTACCCGAATGCAAGAAGGAACTACTGGAAAGTCGACGAGAGTCTGATCACATCGAAGATGCTTCGACGCCATTTCAGCGGTACGCGGGATATTCCATCAGGATTGTCTTCCCGAATTCCAGTAGAGTCCAATGCTATGGAGACCAACTTCAAGTCGACAAAAATACCACTTCCTGTGTTGGAGGACAAACATTATTCGAAGTTCAACAGTTCATTTTCCATTGAATCGCTTCTTAAGAAAGACCCTGAGATCCGCTCTACAAGCACTTTACCAACTGATGACAATGGAGATGTGAACTTTTTACGCAAGAATTGTGAATTGTATTCACTGAAATTTGGATGGGATGCAATCAAACCTACACCTTCATTCAGAGACTATACAATGGGTCACACACAGTGTGGGGGATTGGCATATCATTACCCACGTGAATCGATGCGCAATGAGTACACACTGGACACCGGAAGGTTCTGCAAAAGAGCGCGCCTCTCTCCTCCAATCGTAGCGTATGGCGCGGCAGGTGTATCTCCCTTTTTTAATCACGAACATATGCTTGCTCTGAAGAGATGGTCTCTCGGTGCAAATACGTTTGATTCAAGGAGTTTTTGA